From Kitasatospora sp. MAP12-44:
GAGCAGCATGCCGCGCAGGTAGACCGCCAACTCGCGGTTGTCGCTGCTGCCGTAGGTGCCGCCGTCCTGCACCCAGAGCAGGCCGACGCTGTCCGCGTCCTCGGTGGCGGGGTTCAGCGGGAACGCGGTGAGCGGCGCGAAGCGGCGGCCGAAAGCCGTCGCGAAGTCCATCCGGGCCGCGTAGAGGCCAGTCGTCGGGACGGGCTCGCGCCACGGCACCGGGATCGCGTTGACCGGCTGCTCGTCGTCGCCGACGTAGACCGGCACGCTCAGCAGCACGCAGTAGCGGCCGAGGACTTCGCGCAGCGACTGCTCGTCGGCGAGGTGCGCGTGCTCGGCCTTCAGGGCCAGCTCGACGACGGTGCCAGGGGTGGGCCGCGGCGCGACGGGCTCGACGCTGTACTGCTCGCCGCCGCGGCTGCGGTAGCGGTGGCCGCGGGTGGGTTCGCGGTGCGAGGTGGTGGTGACGGTGACCTCGTCGGCCACCGAGAAGGCGGACAGGAAGCCGAGGCCGAAGGCCCCGATCAGCTCCTCGTTGCCGGTCACCTCGCGCAGCAGCCGGGTGTAGCCGGTGCCGACGGTGGCCAGATAGGCGTGGATCTCGGGTTCGGTCAGGCCCGCGCCGGTGTCCTCGATCGCGACGGTCCGGGCGGTGGTGGCGCGCACCCGGATCTCGGGGGTGTGCCCGGTGCTGCCGTCCGGGTCCTCCAGCCGTCTGCGGGTGTGCGAGTCGTGCGCGTTCTGGACCAGTTCGCGCAGGGCGACCAGCGGGGTGGAGTAGAGGTGGGTGGCGAGGACGCTCACCAGACCGCCGAGGTCGACCTCGGTGGTGCGCAGGTTCTCGTGCGCGGACGGCGGGTCGGCCGGTGCGCGATCGGGCTCGTGACCTTCAGACATGAGGCCCCAGTCTGCCAGTACGACTAACCCTGGACCACCACTTTCCGCAGGGGCGCGGACTCCCGGCTGCCTGCCCGCAAGGCCACCGGGCAAACCTTTGCGTGGGGCTCTCGGGCCGATATGACTCGATTGAGCGAATCGCCCGGAAATCCATGGAAGTCGGACGGTCGGACGGTGGATGCTGCTGATGCGACGTCAGACCACGACGCAGCCGGGGCGGCCACCCCGGGAGCGCCAACTCGCAGCATTGACAGCTAGGGAGACCATCGTGTCCCGTACCCGTGCACTCACCGCCATCGCCGCCCTCGGTGCCTTTCTCGTGATCGGCATCGGCAGTGCCCAGGCCGACAACGCCGCCGGATCCGACAACGGATCCAACAGCAGCGTCGTCAGCAACTGGGGCTCCGGCAACGTGGTCGGCAGTGTGACCGGCAACGGCAACGCCGCACAGCAGACGGCCACCGGCTCCGGCGGCAGCAACGAGAACAACACCACCGCCGTGGCCGGCAACTCGGGCGGCGTGGGCGCCCTGCAGGGCAACCTCAACTTCCGCCACGAGGTGCACTATCCGCTCGTGGCCTCCTGAGCCTGCGGCTTGACCGAAGGGCGGGCCTCCTGGGGTCCGCCCTTCCCCGCGTCACCGGCCCAGGCCGGGGCCGGGGGCCGACGGACCAGCAGCAGCACGATCGCGCCGCCCACCAGGCCCATCACACCGGCCACCAAGAAGGTCTGCCGCAGCCCGGCGGCGAACACCTCGTGCACCAGCTGCGAGACGGCGGCCCGGTGTTCGGGGGCCGTGCGGGCGATCACGGCGGCCGCCCGGCCGCCGGTGAGCGCGTCCGCGGTGGCCTTGGGGTCGCTCAGCGCTCCGGCCGAGGCCCGCAGCGCGGCCAGCACCTTGTCCTGGAAGACGGCGCCCAGCACCGCGATCCCCAGCGCATTGCCCAGCTGGCGCGAGGTGTTGGCGGCGCCGGCCGCCATCCCGCCGCGCTCGGTCGGCACCGAGGCCATCGCGGTGATCGCCAGCAACGGCCCCGCCAGGCCCACCCCGACGCCGGTCAGCGCCAGGCCGGGCAGCAGGACCGTCCAGGTCGAGCCCGCGCCGACCATGGCCTGCAGCAGGGCGCCCGCACTGATCAGCAGCATGCCGATCCCGATGGTCCACCGGGGCGAGGCCCCGTAGAGCCATCGGCCGGCCACGGCGGAGACCAGGAACGCCGCGATGCTCATCGGCAGGAAGACGAGACCGGCCGTCACCGGGCCCATGCCGCGCACCGACTGGAGCCAGAGCGAGGCGTAGACCATGTAGGAGAAGCCCGCGACGGAGAGCAGCAGGCCGCCGAGCATGATCCCGACGAAGGAGGGGCTGCGGAAGAGCGCCAGGTCCAGCATCGGCCGGCTACTGCGCCGCTCGACCGCCACGAACGCGGCCAGCGCGAGCGCGCCGAGCGCGAAGAACCCCAGTGTGGCGGTGGAGGTCCAGCCGTTGTCGCCGACCCGGATCAGTGCGTAGGTGACGGCACCGGCCGCCAGCGTGAAGGTGGCCATGCCCGGCAGGTCGACGCCCTTGGCGTGCGGGTTGCGGGACTCGCTGACGTAGCGCAGGGTCATCAGCACCGCCAGCGCGCTGACCGGCAGGTTGACGTAGAAGATCCAGTGCCAGTCCAGGTGTTGGGTGAGCATCCCGCCCAGCACCGGGCCGGCCGCGGCCGCGGCGCCGCTCACCGCGCCCCAGACGCCGAACGCGATGCCGCGGTCCTTGCCCTGGTAGGAGCTGCTCAGCAGCGCCATCGTGGTAGCCGACATCGCGGCGCCGCCGATGCCCTGCAGAGCGCGGAAGGCGATCAGCACGGCCGGTCCGGTCGCCAGGCCGCAGGCCAGCGAGGCGACGGCGAAGAGCACCAGGCCCGCCAGGTAGACCTTGCGTCGCCCGGCCAGGTCGGCCAGCGACCCGGCGCTCAGCAGCAGGGCCGCCAGGGCCAGGGCGTAGATGTCCATCACCCACTGCAGGTCGGCGAAGGAGGTGTGCAGGCTCCTGGCCATGTCCGGCAGGGCGACGGTCACGA
This genomic window contains:
- a CDS encoding MFS transporter, with translation MRKWLPLTAVCLGTFMLLVDVTIVTVALPDMARSLHTSFADLQWVMDIYALALAALLLSAGSLADLAGRRKVYLAGLVLFAVASLACGLATGPAVLIAFRALQGIGGAAMSATTMALLSSSYQGKDRGIAFGVWGAVSGAAAAAGPVLGGMLTQHLDWHWIFYVNLPVSALAVLMTLRYVSESRNPHAKGVDLPGMATFTLAAGAVTYALIRVGDNGWTSTATLGFFALGALALAAFVAVERRSSRPMLDLALFRSPSFVGIMLGGLLLSVAGFSYMVYASLWLQSVRGMGPVTAGLVFLPMSIAAFLVSAVAGRWLYGASPRWTIGIGMLLISAGALLQAMVGAGSTWTVLLPGLALTGVGVGLAGPLLAITAMASVPTERGGMAAGAANTSRQLGNALGIAVLGAVFQDKVLAALRASAGALSDPKATADALTGGRAAAVIARTAPEHRAAVSQLVHEVFAAGLRQTFLVAGVMGLVGGAIVLLLVRRPPAPAWAGDAGKGGPQEARPSVKPQAQEATSG